Below is a genomic region from Desulfobotulus pelophilus.
CATGGCTGGTGACGGAACCACAACCGCTACTGTTCTTGCCAGGGCTATTTATGAAGAGGGGCAGAAGCTTGTTGTAGCAGGAAACAACCCCATGTCCATCAAACGTGGTATTGATAAGGCAGTCGAAGTTGCGGTGAAAGAGCTCGCTAAGCTTAGCAAGCCCACCAAAGACCGCAGAGAAATCGCACAAGTCGGTACCATATCCGCAAACAGCGATGAAACCATTGGAAATATCATTGCTGATGCCATGGAAAAAGTGGGCAAGGAAGGGGTTATTACCGTGGAAGAAGCCAAATCCATGGAGACAACCCTGGATGTGGTTGAAGGCATGCAGTTTGATCGTGGCTATCTGTCTCCTTACTTTGTAACGGATACGGAAAAGATGGTATGTGAGCTTCAGGATGCCTACATCCTTCTCAGCGAGAAAAAAGTCAGTAACATGAAAGATCTGCTTCCCATCCTGGAGCAGGTTGCCAAAATGGGTAAGCCTCTTGTTATCATATCTGAAGATGTTGATGGTGAAGCATTGGCAACCTTGGTTGTGAATAAGCTGCGGGGAACTTTAAGTGTGGCTGCCGTCAAAGCTCCTGGCTTTGGTGACAGAAGGAAGGCCATGCTGGAGGATATTGCCGTTCTGACGGGTGGTCAGGTAGTATCAGAAGAAATGGGTATTACGCTTGAAGGTCTTCAGCTCACCGACCTAGGCAAGGCTAAGGGCATTACCATTGATAAAGAAAATACTACCATTGTGGATGGTGCCGGCTCCCGTACGGCTCTGGAAGCCCGCGTTAAGCAGATTCGTGCTCAGATAGATGAAACATCATCTGATTATGACCGTGAAAAACTTCAGGAGCGTCTTGCCAAGCTGATCGGTGGTGTTGCTGTGATCAGTGTGGGTGCGGCAACTGAGACGGAAATGAAAGAGAAAAAGGCGCGTGTTGAAGATGCTCTCAATGCAACCCGTGCGGCTGTTGAAGAAGGTATTGTGCCTGGAGGCGGAGTTGCTCTTGTACGCTGTATGGCTGCCCTTGAAAAGGCAAAGTTCAAAGCGGAAGAAAAACTGGGCGTACGAGTGATTATGCGCGCCATGGAAGAACCTCTGCGCCAAATAGCCAACAACGCGGGTGTTGAGGGCTCTGTTGTCATCGACAAGGTAAAGCAGGGAGAAGGTTCTTTTGGTTACAACGCCGCAACGGATGTTTACGAGGACCTGATTGAAGCAGGTGTCATTGATCCGACCAAGGTTGTGCGTTTTGCCCTGCAGAATGCGGCCAGTGTTGCTTCTCTTATGCTGACAACGGAAGCAATGATTGCTGATAAGCCTGAAGAAAATGCCGGCGGCGCAGGAGCCGGTGCTGCAGGTATGGGTGGCATGGGCGGTATGGGTGGTATGGGCGGAATGATGTAAGACTTTCGCTTGTAGTTTCAGGTTGTTGAGTATGGGCCCCGATGCATGTATGTGCATTGGGGCTTTTTCGTTAAGTTGTAGGGTGGAATCGAATTGTCCGCCTTTTCTTGACAGTGGCCGCACTGTCCTATAATTATGGAAGGTGGTATAGTTCTGCTTAGAACTGTTTTTTTGTATTGACTGCATGGGTGTTCCCTAGGAGTTATCATGGCCCACGATTCTCTGAGTCTTCTTACTGTTCTTGGTTCCGCTGGCACTGTTGTTAAGCTTGTCCTGTTGGTTTTGCTTCTTTTTTCTGTAATTTCATGGGCTATTATTTTCATCAAGTATTTTTCCCTTCGCCGTGATTACAGAGAATCCGTGCGCTTCCAGGAGTTTTTCTGGAAGGGGTCCAATCTCTCTGATGTTTATTCCAAAATGAAACATATGGGAGAGAGTCCGGCTGCGCGTGTTTTTCGGGCAGGGTATAAAGAACTGAAGGCCGCCGGTAAGGCGGGAGATGGGGATACCCTTGGCAGAAGGGCTGCGGGCATGGATACTCTGAAACGAACGTTGGACAGAACCTGCTCATCGGAAATGACCCGGATGGGGCAGCTTGTTTCATTTCTTGCCACCTGCGGCAATACAGCACCGTTCATCGGTCTCCTTGGAACAGTCTGGGGCATTATGGATGCTTTCCATGGAATCGGTATAAAGGGGTCCGCGAGCCTCGCTGTTGTGGCTCCCGGTATTTCTGAAGCTCTTCTCGCCACTGCCATTGGACTTGCGGTAGCAATCCCTGCCGTAGTTGCCTACAATACCTTTTTGCATAAAATCAGAACCATTGGCTCTGAACTTGAAAATTTCTCGTCAGATTTTCTGAATATTGTGGAGCGGGATCTTCACCGTATACAGGGAGACTCCTGATGGCCACAGGATTTCGAAACAATGAAATGCTCAGTGATATCAATGTGACTCCCTTTGTGGATGTCATGCTGGTTTTGTTGATCATGTTTATGGTAACCGCACCAATGATGCAGCAGGGTGAGGAAGTATCTCTTCCGCAAGTGGACTCCGCCCCGCTGGAAGAAAGCCGGGATCCACTTATGCTTGTAGTGGATAGGGACGGAGCCGTATGGATCGGTGAAATGCGGGTTGGGCCGGGAGTCCTTGAAAATAGGATGGCGGATCTCTTACGAGGAGATCCGGAGGCTCAGGTTCTGTTAAAGGCAGATGCTGCGGTACCCTATGGACGTGTTGTAGAAATTATGAACAGTGTCCGTAAGGCAGGTGTCACACGCCTGGGAATGCTGACCCAGCCTGTAGGGGACGCTGTAAGGTGAAAACGGCGGTGCAAATGGCGGCCATGGAAAATCGATTTGGTTTTTTTCTTTTGATATCCGCTCTTACTCACCTTGTTTTTTTGGGCTGTATGGTGGTGTTTCCCCGGTTTTTGAGTCTGTCTGTTTCACAGACTATGACACCCATGCTGGTAGATCTTGTAGCACCGGTGTCATCACCTTCCGTTGTACCAGAAGAGGTACCGCAGACTCGTGCTGCGGCAGATCCTGCGCCGCCTCAGCCTCAAGCTTCGTCGAGGCAGACCAGTTCTCTGGAGAAAATTCATGTTCCTATGGCAGAAAAAAAGCCGGAAGTTGTGACGCCTCGTTCAGAACCAGTCTCTGTACCCGTGAAGCGCCCTCAAAGCTCACAGCGAACCCGGCCTCCAGCGGATGAAATGAACAGAAATCTGCTAGAAACGGCCATGGAAGATATCGCCCGCCAGGTGGAGGAAGGGGCGAGTCGGTCTCTGCAGAGGGCGTTTCAGGATCTTGAAAGGGATGTTGCAGAAAGGTCACGAAGACAGGGCCGTGCAGGAGCTGGCAGTGAAGGTCTTCGTGGAGAAGCCGCCGGGCGTGTACTGGATCTGTACATTGCCCAGGCTGCCCATCGCGTTCAGCAGAACTGGGCTTATGCTGGTGCCGGTCGAAGCACAGAAGGGGCCGTTGTGGTTTTTCAGATAACACGGGATGGCCGGGTCCGTAACCTCACGGTGACGCAGTCGTCAGGCAACAGACTAATTGATGAGTCTGCTCGAAGGGCCATATTGAAGGCAGAGCCTTTTTCCGTTTTTCCGGATACACTGCCTGATGATCGTATTGCCATTGGCTTCCGATTTACCGATAAAGGGGTAGACCTGTAATGGGGCATGAGAGAAAGCTGAAGTCGTTGTTTTCCATAGTAAAAAGTACTGTGCTGCTGCTTGGGTTATTGATGATGTGGCCAGGTGGGAGTGTTGCGGTGGAGGATGTTCCCATCATTGATATTCAGGCCCCTTTTCTGCGTAAAATCCCCATAGCCATTCCTGCTTTTGTTCGGATGGAAAATGACGATTCATTGAAGGATGTGGCTGAAAAAGGTGTTTTGTATTTTTCTGAAGCAGTAGATTTTTCAGGTTATTTTAAAGTTCAGTCCGGGCATGAAACTCCCGGCCTGCCCGTTCTTGAAGGAATTGTTACATCAAAAATTGATTTTTCTGTATGGAAACAACAGGGAGTTGAGCTTCTTGCTACCATAGGCTTTGCTTTGGATGAAGCGGGTCAGCTGGAGATGGAGTGCCGACTTTTTGATGTGATACAGGAAAATCTGATTACAGGAAAACGGTATCGTGGGCCGCAGGGTGACTACAGAAGAATGCTGAGGCTTTTTGCCGGTGAAATTCTGTTTCAGGTGACAGGCCGTCAGGGTCTTTATGAAAGTCGCCTGGCCTTTGTTTCTGATGCAACAGGGTATAAGGAAATTTATACTTGTGACTATGATGGCACAGGGGTTCGGCAAGAGACCAGGGATCAGAGTATTGCGCTGTCACCAGCCTGGTCTTCCGATGGTAACTGGCTTGCTTACACTTCCTATAAAGAGGGGAATCCTGATCTTTACATCCGGCATCTGGCTGGAGGACGTGGGACCGTAGTGTCCAAGCCGGGCCTGAATGTTACCCCTGCATGGGTTCCGGGGGCTTTTCAGCTTGCTGCTACATTGTCGTTTGAGGGTTATCAGAATATTTACATGTTGACCGGTAACGGTAAAGTGATTAAAAAGTTAACCCACAGTTGGGATATTGATGTATCTCCTGCCTTTTCTCCCGACGGCAAACAGATGGCTTTTGTCTCCAGGCGTTCGGGATCTCCTCAAATTTATGTGAAGGATATGGATTCAGATCAGGTTCGCCGTCTGACCTTCGAAGGCAATTATAATACTTCTCCTGCGTTTTCTCCGGATGGTATGCATATTGCATTTGTTGGAATGAGGCGAGGTGAGGGAATCAATATTTATCGCATGGATCTTGAGGGGGGCAGAGTTGTGCAGCTCACACACAATTCCGGAGATAACGAGGATCCCACCTGGTCTCCGGACGGCAGTCTTATCGCCTTTGCGTCTTCCAGAGAAGGTGCTTTCAGGCTCTATGTTATGACTGCTTACGGAACGGATCAACGCCGGCTTTTTTTTATGCCCGGCACCCAGACAACGCCGAGATGGTCGTTGAAACCAGTACAATTCGAATAATGATGAAGGAGGAAACATGGCCGCAAAATCGTGGGTTCGTTATGGCTTGGTACTGGCGGTTCCCTGCGTAATGGTACTGTCATCCTGTGCAGGCAAGACAGGAGGCA
It encodes:
- the groL gene encoding chaperonin GroEL (60 kDa chaperone family; promotes refolding of misfolded polypeptides especially under stressful conditions; forms two stacked rings of heptamers to form a barrel-shaped 14mer; ends can be capped by GroES; misfolded proteins enter the barrel where they are refolded when GroES binds); its protein translation is MAKEIIYSENARAKMLKGVKSLADAVVVTLGPKGRNVVIEKSWGSPTVTKDGVTVAKEIDLADRFENMGAQMVKEVSSKTSDMAGDGTTTATVLARAIYEEGQKLVVAGNNPMSIKRGIDKAVEVAVKELAKLSKPTKDRREIAQVGTISANSDETIGNIIADAMEKVGKEGVITVEEAKSMETTLDVVEGMQFDRGYLSPYFVTDTEKMVCELQDAYILLSEKKVSNMKDLLPILEQVAKMGKPLVIISEDVDGEALATLVVNKLRGTLSVAAVKAPGFGDRRKAMLEDIAVLTGGQVVSEEMGITLEGLQLTDLGKAKGITIDKENTTIVDGAGSRTALEARVKQIRAQIDETSSDYDREKLQERLAKLIGGVAVISVGAATETEMKEKKARVEDALNATRAAVEEGIVPGGGVALVRCMAALEKAKFKAEEKLGVRVIMRAMEEPLRQIANNAGVEGSVVIDKVKQGEGSFGYNAATDVYEDLIEAGVIDPTKVVRFALQNAASVASLMLTTEAMIADKPEENAGGAGAGAAGMGGMGGMGGMGGMM
- the tolQ gene encoding protein TolQ; translated protein: MAHDSLSLLTVLGSAGTVVKLVLLVLLLFSVISWAIIFIKYFSLRRDYRESVRFQEFFWKGSNLSDVYSKMKHMGESPAARVFRAGYKELKAAGKAGDGDTLGRRAAGMDTLKRTLDRTCSSEMTRMGQLVSFLATCGNTAPFIGLLGTVWGIMDAFHGIGIKGSASLAVVAPGISEALLATAIGLAVAIPAVVAYNTFLHKIRTIGSELENFSSDFLNIVERDLHRIQGDS
- a CDS encoding ExbD/TolR family protein, giving the protein MATGFRNNEMLSDINVTPFVDVMLVLLIMFMVTAPMMQQGEEVSLPQVDSAPLEESRDPLMLVVDRDGAVWIGEMRVGPGVLENRMADLLRGDPEAQVLLKADAAVPYGRVVEIMNSVRKAGVTRLGMLTQPVGDAVR
- a CDS encoding energy transducer TonB; translation: MKTAVQMAAMENRFGFFLLISALTHLVFLGCMVVFPRFLSLSVSQTMTPMLVDLVAPVSSPSVVPEEVPQTRAAADPAPPQPQASSRQTSSLEKIHVPMAEKKPEVVTPRSEPVSVPVKRPQSSQRTRPPADEMNRNLLETAMEDIARQVEEGASRSLQRAFQDLERDVAERSRRQGRAGAGSEGLRGEAAGRVLDLYIAQAAHRVQQNWAYAGAGRSTEGAVVVFQITRDGRVRNLTVTQSSGNRLIDESARRAILKAEPFSVFPDTLPDDRIAIGFRFTDKGVDL
- a CDS encoding DPP IV N-terminal domain-containing protein codes for the protein MGHERKLKSLFSIVKSTVLLLGLLMMWPGGSVAVEDVPIIDIQAPFLRKIPIAIPAFVRMENDDSLKDVAEKGVLYFSEAVDFSGYFKVQSGHETPGLPVLEGIVTSKIDFSVWKQQGVELLATIGFALDEAGQLEMECRLFDVIQENLITGKRYRGPQGDYRRMLRLFAGEILFQVTGRQGLYESRLAFVSDATGYKEIYTCDYDGTGVRQETRDQSIALSPAWSSDGNWLAYTSYKEGNPDLYIRHLAGGRGTVVSKPGLNVTPAWVPGAFQLAATLSFEGYQNIYMLTGNGKVIKKLTHSWDIDVSPAFSPDGKQMAFVSRRSGSPQIYVKDMDSDQVRRLTFEGNYNTSPAFSPDGMHIAFVGMRRGEGINIYRMDLEGGRVVQLTHNSGDNEDPTWSPDGSLIAFASSREGAFRLYVMTAYGTDQRRLFFMPGTQTTPRWSLKPVQFE